Proteins from one Nicotiana tabacum cultivar K326 chromosome 23, ASM71507v2, whole genome shotgun sequence genomic window:
- the LOC107818616 gene encoding protein STAY-GREEN homolog, chloroplastic, with protein sequence MGTLTASLAVPSKLNPEKQSSIFIYKTRRKSNKNQSIVPVARLFGPAIFEASKLKVLFLGVDEKKHPGKRPRTYTLTHSDVTSKLTLAISQTINNSQLQGWYNRLQRDEVVAEWKKVKGKMSLHVHCHISGGHFLLDLFARLRYYIFCKELPVVLKAFVHGDKNLLNNYPELQEALVWVYFHSNIQEFNKVECWGPLKEAASPSSSGGVGGKMRNTNTTSNSNWDLPQPCQESCSCCFPPMSLIPWPSDDISGTDGEPIQGLQEQQS encoded by the exons ATGGGAACTTTGACTGCTTCTCTAGCAGTTCCATCTAAGCTCAACCCTGAAAAGCAAAGCtctatttttatatacaaaaccAGAAGAAAGTCCAACAAGAATCAATCCATAGTCCCT GTGGCAAGGTTATTTGGACCAGCTATATTTGAAGCTTCAAAGTTGAAGGTACTTTTCTTAGGAGTTGATGAGAAAAAACATCCAGGAAAACGGCCAAGAACATACACATTGACTCATAGTGATGTTACCTCTAAACTCACTTTGGCTATCTCTCAGACCATTAATAACTCTCAG TTGCAAGGGTGGTATAATAGATTGCAAAGGGATGAAGTGGTAGCAGAATGGAAGAAAGTTAAAGGGAAGATGTCACTTCATGTCCACTGTCACATAAGTGGAGGCCATTTCTTGTTAGACTTGTTTGCTAGACTCAGATACTATATCTTCTGCAAAGAGCTCCCTGTG GTTCTGAAGGCTTTTGTTCATGGAGATAAGAATTTACTAAACAATTACCCAGAGTTACAAGAAGCTTTAGTTTGGGTTTATTTTCACTCAAACATTCAAGAATTCAACAAAGTAGAGTGTTGGGGTCCACTCAAAGAAGCAGCCTCCCCTTCATCTTCTGGTGGGGTAGGTGGCAAAATGAGAAATACAAACACTACAAGCAATAGCAACTGGGATTTACCACAACCTTGTCAAGAATCTTGTTCTTGTTGCTTTCCCCCAATGAGTTTGATTCCTTGGCCTTCTGATGATATTTCTGGGACTGATGGTGAGCCTATCCAAGGCTTGCAAGAGCAGCAAAGTTAA